From the genome of Streptomyces sp. V1I1, one region includes:
- a CDS encoding phytanoyl-CoA dioxygenase family protein encodes MPDDDLIPAPQGFDQESWARFARDGILVVEDALKPDQVQSLTEALEEQPRPTGWNIVESDPRLAEMIDAPAHIGYVYDVYGDMLKLLRSEFFKREPGQEIRNLWHFDGPRVLPFDVFGSAAPLRIKVGYWLTALTHEDMGNLVYIPGSHRRAVVDQYHTHEPHPDEQQLHVRPGAMTLMWGGLQHRVAENRSEITRLNAFFEYGPSWIVTSDRVRSDPEWVSSLTRTRRILMRDYEHPNNMIKLPSADVPLFLPRPGETDPHQGRYQDHVPLALRRRSTWLEQQGIL; translated from the coding sequence ATGCCTGACGATGACCTCATTCCCGCGCCCCAGGGATTCGACCAGGAATCGTGGGCCAGGTTCGCTCGGGACGGCATCCTCGTCGTCGAGGACGCCCTCAAACCCGACCAGGTCCAGAGCCTGACCGAAGCCCTTGAGGAACAGCCGCGGCCGACCGGCTGGAACATCGTCGAATCCGACCCGCGCCTTGCCGAGATGATCGACGCTCCGGCCCACATCGGTTACGTGTACGACGTCTACGGCGACATGCTGAAGCTGCTGCGCAGCGAGTTCTTCAAGCGAGAGCCCGGTCAGGAGATCCGTAACCTCTGGCACTTCGACGGACCGCGAGTGCTGCCGTTCGACGTCTTCGGATCCGCAGCCCCCCTGCGGATCAAGGTGGGCTACTGGCTGACCGCCCTGACACACGAGGACATGGGCAACCTCGTGTACATACCCGGCAGCCATCGCCGAGCGGTCGTGGACCAGTACCACACGCATGAACCGCACCCGGATGAACAGCAACTCCACGTGCGGCCAGGGGCCATGACGCTCATGTGGGGCGGCTTGCAGCACAGGGTCGCCGAGAACCGAAGCGAGATCACGCGCCTCAACGCCTTCTTCGAGTACGGCCCCTCGTGGATCGTCACCAGTGACAGGGTCCGGTCCGATCCCGAATGGGTCTCGTCTCTCACCCGTACCCGCCGGATCCTCATGCGGGACTACGAACACCCCAACAACATGATCAAACTGCCTTCGGCAGACGTCCCCCTGTTCCTGCCCCGCCCGGGCGAGACGGATCCCCACCAGGGCCGGTACCAGGACCACGTACCCCTGGCACTGCGCCGGCGCAGCACCTGGCTCGAACAGCAGGGGATCCTGTGA
- a CDS encoding phenylacetate--CoA ligase family protein gives MSLDEFMERHPELSFDTARAADDKKDTPHLEACLLHFTEYVSGKEGGNFTWTADVRRQVSRHPVYRRPAYSVDEFGTLPTLSRSELRKLREPFDYEASGTTTAYGDQTSGTSGAPLTVVYSPRFMSQYLHLNMFKVAIRAGIRDLGGRQVFAVTITDNPSLGAGVIIPDPLDLVGLRLIWYVDPSDPQSIARLTTFLREFDPEVLSSKPNLLQMLLDHWETESPEPPCGPRFAVSGGAMLPDALRQQMADYFGCPVISAYAISEAGYLGSECERQKIHLDESLHERFEILPAEGAADTEPSAGDSGELAVTSLSNLCMPLVRYRVGDLATMSRNTCACGAPGPVLDELQGRTTLVFDLGGGHVLSPTRYMDLFKEHPELREYQLTQRDTRSFLLRIELADDVAPSSRPVIYTRIQNAISAGMPVAVEIAWEEHTFAPEGAKFARFRSEVSA, from the coding sequence ATGTCGCTCGACGAATTTATGGAGAGACATCCGGAGCTCTCGTTCGATACCGCACGGGCGGCAGACGACAAGAAAGATACGCCGCATCTCGAGGCGTGCCTTCTTCATTTCACTGAGTACGTATCCGGGAAGGAAGGAGGGAATTTCACGTGGACGGCTGACGTGCGCAGACAGGTATCTCGGCACCCGGTCTATCGGCGCCCTGCATACTCCGTCGACGAGTTTGGAACGCTCCCGACCCTCAGCAGGTCGGAACTGCGCAAACTGCGCGAACCGTTCGATTACGAGGCATCCGGCACCACCACCGCGTACGGGGACCAGACATCCGGGACATCCGGAGCACCTCTGACGGTCGTCTACAGCCCCCGGTTCATGTCTCAGTACCTGCATCTCAACATGTTCAAGGTTGCGATCCGCGCTGGCATCCGAGACCTCGGCGGGCGACAGGTCTTCGCGGTCACCATCACCGACAACCCGTCACTCGGGGCAGGGGTCATCATCCCTGACCCCCTCGACCTGGTGGGCCTGCGGCTCATCTGGTACGTGGACCCCAGTGATCCCCAGTCGATCGCACGCCTGACGACGTTCCTCCGAGAGTTCGACCCGGAGGTGCTCTCGTCCAAGCCGAACCTGCTCCAGATGCTCCTCGACCACTGGGAAACCGAGAGCCCGGAACCACCGTGCGGCCCGCGGTTCGCCGTCTCCGGCGGCGCCATGCTCCCTGATGCGTTGAGGCAGCAGATGGCTGACTACTTCGGCTGCCCCGTGATCAGCGCCTACGCCATCAGCGAGGCCGGCTACCTGGGGTCGGAGTGTGAACGTCAGAAGATCCACCTCGACGAATCGCTGCACGAGAGGTTCGAGATCCTGCCGGCCGAAGGGGCGGCGGACACCGAACCCAGCGCAGGCGACTCGGGCGAGCTCGCCGTCACCTCCCTGAGCAACCTGTGCATGCCACTGGTGAGGTACAGGGTCGGTGACCTCGCCACGATGTCGCGTAACACCTGCGCGTGCGGGGCCCCCGGCCCTGTGCTCGACGAGCTCCAGGGCCGCACCACGCTCGTCTTCGACCTAGGCGGGGGTCATGTCCTGTCGCCGACGCGCTACATGGACTTGTTCAAGGAACATCCTGAACTCCGGGAGTACCAGCTCACACAGCGCGACACCCGGTCATTCCTGCTCAGGATCGAACTAGCGGACGACGTCGCCCCGTCCAGTCGGCCGGTGATCTACACGCGGATCCAAAACGCCATCTCGGCAGGTATGCCCGTGGCGGTTGAGATCGCCTGGGAAGAACACACCTTCGCACCAGAAGGTGCAAAGTTCGCACGATTCCGAAGTGAGGTCAGCGCGTGA
- a CDS encoding ABC transporter ATP-binding protein, which translates to MTTPGLQLKDVSYRYPRASKSDYVIREATVDIPDGEAVGLVGPNGSGKSTLLKVLANLLRPTSGEILYQGRRLKVNDQAFRASLNYCAGAPQGFYPRLTGGENLRFFSGMKGRMFTREEAEVLLETVGLKNNADTVYSKFSLGMRQRLHIACLLIEPASLWILDEPTTGLDAEGVEMLESILSRSTNKTRIIVSHDADFIDRMTTRRIVIEGGGLKCHDSSFS; encoded by the coding sequence GTGACGACACCAGGGCTGCAGCTCAAAGACGTCTCGTACCGCTACCCGCGCGCCAGCAAGTCCGACTACGTGATCCGCGAGGCCACCGTCGACATCCCCGACGGGGAAGCCGTGGGCCTTGTCGGACCCAACGGCTCGGGCAAGAGCACCCTGCTCAAAGTGCTCGCCAACCTCCTGCGGCCGACCTCCGGTGAGATTCTCTACCAGGGGCGCCGGCTGAAGGTGAACGACCAGGCTTTCCGTGCATCCCTGAACTACTGCGCCGGCGCGCCCCAGGGATTCTATCCACGGCTCACCGGCGGCGAGAACCTTCGCTTCTTCTCCGGCATGAAAGGCCGTATGTTCACACGTGAAGAAGCCGAAGTCTTGCTGGAAACCGTAGGGCTGAAGAACAACGCGGACACCGTTTACTCGAAGTTCTCGCTCGGGATGCGCCAGCGCCTGCACATAGCCTGTCTCCTCATCGAGCCCGCCAGCCTGTGGATTCTGGATGAGCCCACCACCGGCCTCGACGCCGAAGGCGTCGAGATGCTGGAGTCCATCCTGTCAAGATCGACCAACAAGACACGCATCATCGTCAGTCACGATGCCGATTTCATCGACAGAATGACCACCCGCCGGATCGTGATCGAAGGAGGGGGGCTGAAGTGTCACGATTCTTCATTTTCCTGA